The genomic segment tacccacaaataatattatacaatcattacaattacaacaaaataactaaaatagttattccgggttttttaatatgtaatttcatcaaatttgaatttaaaattactataaaaataaactgtgcttatgtatttcttagaatttttggcaacagaattaaatatttaagtggaatctatttttaaattttcaatccttagatataaacattctatacatttttaactacaaaataattattcaattttaaatttgataaattttgtcaacattttaacttaaaatgcttataaaaaataattgttatattaattgcttatgtatttttaatatttttcaactgccaatgtaaaaatatatcaggagcgttgtattacatttttacactttttagccaaacagataaaactttattgatatttatagaaaaaaaagaactaaaaaaattgaaaactgacaatattcgtaaacagctcaaaaagagtcaaattattttcaacattttatcgtgtatagaagattcttatataaacattctgtgaaattttcaagtatctaaagTCATtggtttttcaattacaacaatataagaaaatcattatatgagaaatcgagtgaatatcaaatgatgtaaaaatataaatttcaaacgctcataaaaatttaattttattatcttgtagatatttttttttttgaaaaaggtagattatcctataaggaatcttgtattacatattaaaatcttagatttaaaaagaaaattttttacgaattcttaactcaaaataatttgccaattttcgtgatttttccatattttgtcaatttttgaactttaaatgataataaaaaaaaactgtgaataaggatttttaatatttttcaaatgtcattgcaacaatatagtaggataaaataataagatagtaaTATGCCACTTTGTGAAAcaccttaaaagaaaaaaagttccaaatagttCGGCCACTGGCCCCGGGGCCTATTGTTATGATTTAACGAGGGGCCAGGGGATTCTACGCACCCCTAGCACCCCCGGTTGTCGCGGCACtgagtgggtcattgtataatggttgtattagacttgaattcaatgatataatatcattgtataagaaaaacgattctgagcggagacggtttgtcagtctggatattttatattttgttattatttattttatcgtgtaagtcgaattaatatttaaatattataattttttattcgtgtctatggtgataaacaaagcgttagaaatttaagtcccatttttagcgatttttcgtaattttccggtggttttccccgtggcattaaataactatttagaaaaaatgacctctccaaagtaccatcttgatccaatttgctaaaagataaggtaccatattatattgaaatcaaaacactccttctggaagaaattttgtatgcaggatataaaaaaaaaaaataaataaataaacaccattgtaaaaacaatagcttcttcgctccgctaagaatctaaaattgaaaattgaaaatgtccgcaaacagctcaaaaccaaacaaaataattttaaaattgtgaagtgtttaggaaatgcttatataaacattttaaaaattcatgtcCCTTAGGtcttttgttttagagttacataaAAATCCCAAgtcatttttatcataaactgtttttccttaatttttctttcgtGTTTTCCGGCTCTATTGAAGACTGCTGggaaatttttagttttgaccCCCTAAAGTACAAAAtagattcatatatttattatggttGTGATTTGTCTTGTTATTTCACATAACACCACAATAATATTTCTGTGTATCGGGCTATACCAAAAGttgattaaatgttaaattgttaatataataaattattatctattgtcGCCCGTCGCCCAGGGCAGGGTCGGCCTGACGATTTGCGCGGCCCAGATCAGAGTAGAATTGTGGGCCCTCAAATGTCATTACGCATTGTCGCCAGTTGGCAGtggaatatatttaatattatgataatatatacttaggtaAAGGGGAACCCCGTAAATAACGTAGAAAAgataaattcaaacgctcataaaaaattaatgttactttCCGGTAGATACATatatcgagtgaatatcaaatgatgtaaaaatataaattacaaacgctcataaaaatttaatttaattatcttgtagacatttttttttttttttgataaaggtagacaaacatattatgatgcatattgtattacattttcaaatcttagatccaaaaagaaaatttttcatgaatatctaactcaaaataatttgcaaattttcgtcatttttacgtattttgtcaatatttgaacgtaagatgattataaaaaaaaattttgaccatggatttttaattattttcgtccgcctttgaaacaatataataggatccttctattaaattgtcaactTTTTAaacgaacaaataatattttattgatatttatagaaaaaaaaataaaattgaaaatgtccgtaaacagctcaaaataaatcaaaatatttggaaaatattatggtttatagaaaatgctgatataaatattcaatcaatgtacctacggtcatttttataagagttgcaccaaaaaccaaaatcgatattttcgaaaacagattttgtgtaaaaattaccgtttttccttaatttttcttttgtttttcacggcacttttgaaaactactagaatattttcacttttgactTTTTTACAGAGGAACGATAAAAAACCGTCACGACACACGTTTCTATGACATCGTTGAACAATATAaaccaatattagttatatttatataatttataatgagttatttttatcgtcaatacatttattatacaacggaCTATACCTAATGTTACTAATAGATCATACGCCACCGCGATTGATATCTATAGTATGGGCCACGAAAACGTTCGGATGATTCTAGCACCTCCAGTGGCCCgtactgtatattttttctcgtgcaaaacagttttttgtatGTCGTATATTTGTAAGACGcagacaacatatgcgggtgtagcgacctcttaatattattataacattatgttttattaggtactatattatatatatttgaatagtttttccactcattttaatttgttagtggtatatattattattcatatttatgttaatttttcttaagaattgtaactataatataagaataagcataaattatattggcaatactaaattatgtttaaattatacaatattatattatctattatattctaatatgtaGATTATAGAGTCCATTAGCTTATTATTCAAACGGCGTACGATACTCATTAATTTTGTGTAAGACTAGAATGTTTCATATGTGAACATGTGACTCGTTTGCAGTTTGTGTATGTACTGGTATAGGCAGCAGATATAAGAATGTCAAAATCAAAAGTTATAACTGACATCTATTGTTATTTGCTCTTTGCCAATAACatgctttatataatataataatgaatatgtaATTGTGAATATgtccacatatttttttatggtatacctcctatatattctttatatttaaaaattaaaattaataattaccactaactatcaaataattaacatacaaaattggttattaaataaaatacattttaaatatgtaaaattgatgtatatttaagattgaataataattctgttcgaatattatttagtttaataaaccgacaaaatatgtacctaagtattaGGTCCTAatagtatttcaatattaattatttatatttattaaaattagttaataaataagttaattaatttaattttaaatttattaaaattaaaataacttttggaTTTCATCATTAAGAGACACACCGCTATCTACTTCTTTCAGTTCAACTTCTTTTCTATCCCATGGTCCAGGATTTTCATCGTATTCCTATGAacacaaaatatagttttaaactattaaaaatattgagctGGTATActctttaaataaacataccaTAACATATGTGTTTCCTTTCAATGAAGATAGATAtcggtttattttaatatttgagttcTTGCGTACACCAATAAGAGAAACTCTACGAACTAGTGTTGGtatctaaaaaatatcattgtaaatattacaaaaaatttggTTAGccatatcaataattaattttcttaaggtaaattgtattattatattttctactcactttttttaatgaaacataGTTGGGCAAAGCAAATATGTTTTTAGAGGGAATCATAAAAGTTTCCCCAAAATCAATTAAGACACATTCGacgttatttgttttttcaaaatcttGCATCAAGACCCTAGCTCTATAAATCCCTCCGTTATTCATTGTAGAATATACTGCCACGAAATCGCCAGTCTTTACAGCTATTGGTTTGTATTGttcacctataaaaataaatattcgtatacactataatatgcatCAAAACAAGTtcagtttaatatttacaaagtaaaatttctaaaccattagttttagttttattaattataggccCTGGTATTATGCACTTAAGTATTAGTTTACTAAATTACTTGAATTTACTTTGTTGGAAAATTGCttatcacattatttttttttttttttttagtttaagaaataatatatattactgaaAATTGAATCTTACTATTTTCTCCTTTTAGCCGgtccaaaacatttttaaattttttatataattttatttttctcacataaatattattgacattttttccaaataaaaattcaacatgATCACCACTTTTCCATTTATTTGAAACCCTGTTTGAACCTGAAAAtggaaatacatattttattaataattttgtaaacaattgAAAGATACActatgaacaatgaacataatatatttagataattgagaattcaaaacatattttttaggttCTATCATACCTACAGTAATAGTGAtatatgtagaatattatacttttgaaaacAACGTTtccaccaaattttttttataattaagaaaacCTGAATTTGTTATATCTTTGAAGTTTATTCATTAGTTGATTGATAAAAATAGGGATATTTGGAATCGATAATAATGAGttgctatttttaaaaattacctacgttaaattgtacatataaaagaaataaagttgctatgcaatataataatttttgagttttcCAAGACATTAGTAAGGCAAGGTAACGGGTGGGGTTGgaatttgaattcagtgatcaACAATTGCACACAAAATAATGTTTCTTAGCAGAGATAGGATGTCAACCTCTATTTCAAACATTTAGTAACAtcgctcataatctaaaatatcttACATTGGTAATcagtttaatattaactatacacatttaaatttattctcttacataaatattgcattcaataatttatataactgtaACTGTATATTTACCATTAGTAGAAAAAGCGGTATCGCCAGTTCTCAATTCAATATTCGATATGACTTCTAGTTCTGGTTTGTTTATCAACACTGTCTCGTTTTCAGTAATATTTTGtggtttttcattaaattcttctacaaattaaaaatattattatgaattattgaaatattttttatctcttAGTACAGGCAAATGTTTagatatataaagtaataacaatttaaatagatattatttactcaacaaataaaaaaaaagatggatactagaaattagataataatactttaaaaatattaaatactattaccAGTTTGCGTTGATgtacatttcattaaataattagagTGCATATAAGATCCATTTTCCATCTCTTTTAACTTCacattttctagaaaaaaaataatagtaatagtgatGTATGTAGaacactatatttttgaaaaaaatgttcccACAAACtctttttataattaagaaaatctatatttgttttatattgaagTTTATTCATTTGTTATATGATAAACATAGGGATATTTGGAatcgttaataataaattactatttttaaaatttacctacGTTTAATTGTGCACATATATACTGTCCAAATTTATTAGTCCTTTAATATAACCAATCAATTAGtcaaaacaattaattgatttaattgaaatttaagaaataaagttgctatataatatagtaatcttCGAGTTTTCCAAGACATTAGTAAGGCAATATAATGGAtgggttaaatttgaattcaatgataaacaattgcatataaaataatgtttctaaGCAGAGATAGCATGTCAACCTCTAGTTCTAAGAACATTTAATAACATCGCTAATAATCTAAAATAGCTTACATtggtattgattttaatattatctttacatatttaaattaaatctctTACATTAGTATTACAttcaatagtttatataattataaatgttatatttaccaTGATAAGTATCAATCATCAATTCAATATTTGATATGCCTTCTTGTAAACTTGTGTCAGTTAACACTGTCTCGTTTTCAGTAATGTTTTGtggtttttcattaaattcttctacaaataaaaaatattattatgaattactgatgtatttttttatctattaataCAGGCGTAAGTTTTGATTTATAaagtgataaaaatttaaaaacatattatcatttattcaacaaataaaagaTAGATCTagaaattagataataatactataataatattaaataatattaccagtTTCCGTTGATgtacatttcattaaataattataattaatatatgatcCATTGTCTATATCTTTTAGCTTTACATTTTCTAGACAATTTCTAGAATTTTCATCGAACTCctaaaaacaatatagtatatatatatatacaattaaataacattttattttaaaattataatgaacataattataatatctataagactttatgtaaaatattatttgaactaaaaatatttgtattcttatatgttataagtaacaaataataataataaaattgtatagcatCAATCCTTGCTATTgtgatagattattataattattattattattattgctacatttaattcattatataaatgattttttcttattagtctattaattataattacaaaataataagattcatatcttttattcaaacaattttaaataggtatagtatacatTACGTACAATCATAAATGGCTTTCCAACATTACAAAATGTTTGGAAATAAccctcaattttttttgttatttgtatgtCTTTTAAATCACTGAGTCCTATTTTAATAGCTATTCCAGGCTGaaattgaacaaataaaaataaatagaaataaagatTAGActacacatttataaatagtaattatatttttattgtaaactgGAAAACACTCTTGACTtaaattatggtaataataattcatagaataaatttattcataacaaaacataaatcattaaaaatgaaattataaattaaaagtacaaGAAAAAATACCTTCTTCAATTCATCAGCCAATTCATAAACAACATTTGATGGAACGGTTTCAATGTTGCCAAAATCGATGTAGAAAACATCATAACTaccttcattattttttaatatttttcctctaTAAAAGCCATCAATTTCAGATGAAAAAACTTTGACCAAGTCTCCCTCAACTGGATTATACTTTagtattttatctaataataaaaaaatacatgtataaattaattgttttgtagtttattacataaaataattgcgAATATCCAACTATGGTACTATTGGTAATCTCGAACTATCTATTGTTATATGAAGACTAAACTAGTTAGTATAACaacaattttgattataaaaatgacGTTTTAAAGGttatactgaaaatatttttaaaaatatgaaaattttggaatatatattttaaatttacaaatttcacaagttatttttaacaatttgaccagtaagaaatatacatttatttttacctgtATCCATAGTTGTGTTTAATACGGTATCGTAATCAACAAAATCGTAACCGCCATTATTGCCACATTTTATAGCTTTTCCAACATACAAACaagtaaaatctttaaaataagtcaaaatgcAAATATCCTCATTTTTTAATGGCACATTGTTCAGTTTTTCTTCGCTAAGGAAGCTACCTTTTCTGAAAGTTCTAGATAAATGTAagctgtaaatataaatttttctatGAACATATTAATCAAGTAGTAATTTGACacaagataattatatttaccttgaTTCATTAATATCATGGCCgatggtcatattatattttacacttataATGTTTGAATCTTTGGTAGAGTTAAGGctaaaacaaatgtaaatattaataaattaaagaaactTGGGATTAAAATAAAGGCATAATGTAAACTGAAAATGAGTTGTAAGCCCAAGAACCTTTAGAGTAGTGATGCCTAACTTTCTTTTggcaaaattcataaaatttcaCCTTTGATCaccaattataaacatttataaaatacttagaatatattaatatttgtacattatttcaGCCTAATAAATGGTAGCAGGTTTTAAAACAGGCTTTATtgctataaaaatgtacacagagacgtatttaggaattttgcgCCTCaggtgagaaaaaaaaaactccccTCTCCCAACCTGCGTTTTTCAGCTATATGTGTATTCTTATAAAAAACACATGACAGTGAAACCACTGTATTCTTCGCTACACTCATAATCGGAAAAGTATATTAGGTTATTAATAAACCGTGATTCcaacacaaataatttaacgcacaaggtatacataaaaaattaatttatattaacgttAATTACTTACTCTTTTCTTGATTCTAATAACTGGTTTCCATTAACACAATTTTCCAACTTTATATCATTACATTTAATATCAACAAGAACAGCTCCTTCATATAGATTCtaagaagaaataaataattataacaataatagtaaaatatacaacaaaaactaataagtatgaatattaatagctataagttataactcaatatttACACTCTCTGACAGAAGgggttttattgaaaatgttgttttctTCGGTATAAAATCTTTGAATGTGACTGATAAAGCCTAGAATACAATAGTTGTTTAACATTAAGTGAATAATTAAATGTAGgcgtttaaaatgtaaatgactTTTACTTACTAATGgttcatacat from the Acyrthosiphon pisum isolate AL4f chromosome X, pea_aphid_22Mar2018_4r6ur, whole genome shotgun sequence genome contains:
- the LOC100575556 gene encoding uncharacterized protein LOC100575556; translation: MKCTSTETEEFNEKPQNITENETVLTDTSLQEGISNIELMIDTYHENVKLKEMENGSYMHSNYLMKCTSTQTEEFNEKPQNITENETVLINKPELEVISNIELRTGDTAFSTNGSNRVSNKWKSGDHVEFLFGKNVNNIYVRKIKLYKKFKNVLDRLKGENSEQYKPIAVKTGDFVAVYSTMNNGGIYRARVLMQDFEKTNNVECVLIDFGETFMIPSKNIFALPNYVSLKKIPTLVRRVSLIGVRKNSNIKINRYLSSLKGNTYVMEYDENPGPWDRKEVELKEVDSGVSLNDEIQKLF
- the LOC115033194 gene encoding uncharacterized protein LOC115033194, which produces MAFTPLTSKQVLEFLPLNTWTEVHLIQSGLKNVYVVTTKKNMEKRKKDMESISLESSLFDKVTQFEICKIVAVEIEVSTFINYVLCLLRFRGKLISFNEFVTDNTLIELIDYGSVYETKLENLFVLPYYFMYEPLALSVTFKDFIPKKTTFSIKPLLSESNLYEGAVLVDIKCNDIKLENCVNGNQLLESRKDLNSTKDSNIISVKYNMTIGHDINESSLHLSRTFRKGSFLSEEKLNNVPLKNEDICILTYFKDFTCLYVGKAIKCGNNGGYDFVDYDTVLNTTMDTV